Sequence from the Phormidium ambiguum IAM M-71 genome:
TCGTTCCTGACGCATTAGGCATCCTTGAAGATGTAGAAATTGGTCTGTAATGAGTCGGAAATTTTCTTTCCTGTAGGGGCAAACAGATATTTGTCCCTATTCCGCGATGCTTTTTTTAAGAATGTAAATTTATTTGCCTGAAACGTTAATGTTATGACAGATGCTTCGATTAGGCCGGATTTAGACCAAGATGGCCAACCCCAGATGAGCTTAAGTACGCAAGGGGCGCGGAATTTAGCCTCAACCACGAAAACACCGCCTCAGATGCAGGGTATTACTCCCAGGTGGTTGTTACAGATGTTGCCTTGGGTACAAGTCGCGGGTGGGGCTTATCGGGTTAACCGTCGTTTGACTTATGATGTTGGGAATGGACGGGTCAGCTTTACCAATACAGGGGCCCAAGTGCGGGTTATTCCCCAATCCCTTTGTGAACTTCCTTTACTGCGTGGTTTTGAGGATATTGAGGTACTCAATGCCTTAGCAGACCGCTTTGTGCAACAAGAATTCGCGCCTGGTGAAGTAATTGTACAGGAAGGCCAACCCGCCGATCGGGTGTTATTAATTGCTCATGGTAAAGTGAGTAAGCTTAAAGCCGGAAAGTATGAGAGGGAAGCTTTACGGGATATTTTAGCTGACGGCGATTGTTTTGGTGGGGAAGCGATCGTTCTATCTCAGGAGAGATGGGAAGTTAGTCTCAGAGCAATGACTCGTTGTATTGTGTTAGTCTTACCAGTACAAGCTTTTCAAGAGTTATTGAACCAGTCTGAGGCATTGCAAATTCAGGTCGATCGCTTTAGAGCTATAGTGAGCAAACCTCAAGATAGGTATAATCAAGCAGAAATTGCCATAGCCGCAGGTCATGAGCCGGAAACGGAGTTACCCAGAACATTTGCTAATTATGACTTGAATCCACGAGAGTATGAGTTAAGCGTCGCTCAAACCATTTTGCAGGTGAATACGCGAGTTGCTGACCTCTACAACGAACCGATGAACCAGACGGAGCAACAATTACGACTGACTATTGAAGCGCTGCGGGAACGGCAAGAATCGGAAATGTTGAATAATCCTGATTTTGGGTTGTTGCACAATGCCGATCTCAAGCAACGGATCTTTACTCGCACTGGCCCACCGACTCCCGATGATTTGGATGAATTGCTTTCTCGGCGGCGCAAATCCCATTTTTTCC
This genomic interval carries:
- a CDS encoding family 2B encapsulin nanocompartment shell protein, yielding MTDASIRPDLDQDGQPQMSLSTQGARNLASTTKTPPQMQGITPRWLLQMLPWVQVAGGAYRVNRRLTYDVGNGRVSFTNTGAQVRVIPQSLCELPLLRGFEDIEVLNALADRFVQQEFAPGEVIVQEGQPADRVLLIAHGKVSKLKAGKYEREALRDILADGDCFGGEAIVLSQERWEVSLRAMTRCIVLVLPVQAFQELLNQSEALQIQVDRFRAIVSKPQDRYNQAEIAIAAGHEPETELPRTFANYDLNPREYELSVAQTILQVNTRVADLYNEPMNQTEQQLRLTIEALRERQESEMLNNPDFGLLHNADLKQRIFTRTGPPTPDDLDELLSRRRKSHFFLAHPRAIAAFNRECNRRGVYSPSVEVNGKIVPAWRNYPIFPCNKIPITKEGTTSILVMRVGEENQGVIGLHKTGIPDEYQPSLSVRFLGIDDKAIISYLVSVYYSAVVLIPDALGILENVEIGL